One window from the genome of Acuticoccus sp. I52.16.1 encodes:
- a CDS encoding TVP38/TMEM64 family protein, protein MARTEQRDRHVPLGASPPSRNPAPLAADDGAPRRRLSLRRLWPLAVIAAAMVLFYALGLQDRLSLESIIRHNERLRDVVDAHFVATMGAYLALYAFAVAVSFPGASLITIVGGFLFGAVLGTSLTVVAATAGAVAIFIAARSSLGGVLREKAGPLAKRFADGFTENAFHYLLFLRLVPLFPFWLVNVAPALFEVPVRTYVLATAIGIIPGTLAYTLVGNGLGGLIAAQERANPGCVEAGTCRIELSALLTPGLLAAIVALSAAALIPVAVKRWRRAKAAA, encoded by the coding sequence ATGGCGCGCACCGAGCAGCGAGACCGGCATGTTCCCCTCGGGGCCTCGCCCCCAAGCCGGAACCCCGCCCCCCTCGCCGCGGACGACGGGGCGCCGCGGCGCCGGCTGTCGCTGCGGCGGCTGTGGCCGTTGGCGGTGATCGCGGCGGCGATGGTGCTGTTCTATGCGCTCGGCCTCCAGGACCGCCTGTCGTTGGAGAGCATCATCCGCCACAACGAGCGGCTGCGCGACGTCGTCGACGCCCACTTCGTCGCGACCATGGGGGCCTATCTCGCCCTCTATGCGTTCGCGGTGGCGGTATCCTTTCCGGGGGCGAGCCTGATCACCATCGTCGGCGGCTTTCTCTTCGGCGCGGTGCTCGGCACGTCGCTCACCGTCGTCGCGGCGACGGCGGGGGCGGTGGCGATCTTCATCGCCGCGCGCTCCTCGCTGGGCGGCGTGCTGCGCGAGAAGGCCGGCCCGCTCGCCAAGCGCTTCGCCGACGGCTTCACCGAGAACGCGTTTCACTACCTGTTATTCCTGCGCCTCGTGCCGCTCTTCCCGTTCTGGCTCGTCAACGTCGCGCCGGCGCTGTTCGAGGTGCCGGTGCGGACCTACGTGCTGGCGACCGCGATCGGCATCATCCCCGGCACCCTGGCCTACACGCTGGTCGGCAACGGCCTGGGCGGGTTGATCGCGGCGCAGGAGCGCGCCAACCCCGGCTGCGTCGAGGCCGGCACCTGCCGGATCGAGCTGAGCGCCCTCCTCACCCCCGGCCTGCTGGCGGCGATCGTCGCGCTGTCGGCCGCGGCGCTGATCCCGGTGGCGGTGAAGCGCTGGCGCCGAGCGAAGGCGGCCGCCTGA
- the rpmH gene encoding 50S ribosomal protein L34: MTKRTYQPSKLVRKRRHGFRSRMATKGGRLVINARRAKGRKKLSA; encoded by the coding sequence ATGACGAAACGCACCTATCAACCCTCCAAGCTCGTGCGCAAGCGTCGCCACGGGTTCCGCTCCCGCATGGCCACCAAGGGTGGCCGCCTGGTGATCAACGCCCGCCGCGCCAAGGGCCGCAAGAAGCTGTCGGCCTGA
- the rnpA gene encoding ribonuclease P protein component: MKRRSEFKAVAKGIRVHRPEFTLQARRREVGEPVIPGPRVGFTVTKKVGNAVVRNRIKRRLRAIASEFQREFDGATDYVIVARRETLGAPYARLGDELRQALGAAGAKLDRPVVRKRA, from the coding sequence TTGAAGCGGCGGTCCGAGTTCAAGGCCGTCGCTAAAGGCATTCGTGTACATAGGCCGGAATTCACGCTCCAGGCGCGCCGCCGCGAGGTGGGCGAGCCGGTGATTCCCGGTCCGCGTGTCGGCTTCACGGTGACGAAGAAGGTCGGCAATGCGGTGGTGCGCAACCGTATCAAACGGCGCCTGCGTGCAATTGCGTCCGAATTTCAGCGTGAATTCGACGGCGCCACGGATTATGTGATCGTGGCCCGCCGGGAGACGCTCGGCGCGCCGTATGCCCGTCTCGGCGACGAGCTACGACAGGCGCTCGGCGCAGCGGGCGCGAAACTCGACCGACCAGTGGTCCGAAAGAGAGCGTAA
- the yidC gene encoding membrane protein insertase YidC yields MGDNRNMFLAIGLSLAVIVLWQFFFIEPQLDAQRQVEQQQQVLNQQTDAVDAASPNAAAPGSDIPSAPRAEGSDTPQAQTPGGDLTAATTAPRVPIETPSVDGSINLAGGRLDDLKLKNYHVTPDKSSDEVVLLAPAGTAEPYFVETGWVPATGQDIAVPTSATVWELTTGERLTPDTPITLSWDNGAGVVFNRTISVDDHYMFTVEQTVTNNTEEPIALHPYSRVRREGQIETLGYFILHEGFIGVLGEEGLVQESYKNVAEDGTQALAHSGSGWLGITDKYWATTVIPDPGTTFTPRFLYRTPNGVPAYQADYLADALTIAPGESTAVNNRVFAGAKKTKLIQSYEDSLSIDRFNLLIDWGWFYFITKPMFYLLDFIQGIVGNFGVAILIATVLVKLLFFPLAQRAYTSMAKMKALQPKIKQMQERYKDDRVKQQQAMMELYKKEKVNPLAGCIPIVIQIPVFFSLYKTLFVSIEMRHAPFFGWIHDLSAPDPTTVFNLFGLLPFDPMAVPMIGSFLHIGVWPLIMGVTMWLQMKMNPSPPDPTQAMIFNIMPIFFTFLLASFPAGLVIYWAWNNSLSVLQQYVIMRRHGVKVELWGNISGLFKRGDKKKSAT; encoded by the coding sequence ATGGGCGACAATCGCAACATGTTCCTCGCCATCGGCCTGTCGCTGGCGGTGATTGTCCTATGGCAGTTCTTCTTCATCGAGCCGCAGCTGGATGCGCAGCGGCAGGTGGAGCAGCAACAGCAGGTCCTCAATCAGCAGACCGATGCGGTCGACGCGGCGAGCCCCAACGCCGCCGCGCCGGGGAGCGACATTCCGTCCGCCCCCCGCGCCGAGGGCAGCGACACTCCGCAGGCACAGACCCCCGGTGGCGACCTGACCGCCGCCACCACCGCCCCGCGCGTCCCGATCGAGACCCCCAGCGTGGACGGGTCGATCAACCTCGCCGGCGGCCGGCTCGACGATCTGAAGCTCAAGAATTACCACGTCACGCCCGACAAATCGTCCGACGAGGTCGTGCTGCTGGCCCCCGCCGGCACCGCCGAGCCCTATTTCGTCGAGACCGGCTGGGTCCCCGCCACCGGCCAGGACATCGCCGTGCCGACGTCCGCGACCGTGTGGGAGCTGACCACCGGCGAGCGGCTCACGCCCGACACGCCGATCACCCTGTCGTGGGACAACGGCGCCGGCGTCGTCTTCAACCGGACCATCTCGGTCGACGACCACTACATGTTCACCGTCGAGCAGACGGTCACCAACAACACCGAAGAGCCGATCGCGCTGCACCCCTACAGCCGCGTGCGCCGCGAGGGGCAGATCGAGACGCTCGGCTACTTCATCCTGCACGAGGGTTTCATCGGCGTCCTGGGTGAAGAAGGCCTCGTCCAGGAGAGCTACAAGAACGTCGCCGAGGACGGCACGCAGGCGCTCGCCCACTCCGGATCCGGCTGGCTCGGCATCACGGACAAGTACTGGGCGACGACGGTCATCCCGGACCCGGGCACGACCTTCACGCCGCGCTTCCTCTACCGCACGCCCAACGGCGTCCCCGCCTACCAGGCCGACTATCTGGCCGACGCGCTGACCATCGCGCCGGGCGAGTCGACCGCCGTCAACAACCGTGTGTTCGCCGGGGCGAAGAAGACCAAGCTGATCCAGTCCTACGAGGACTCCCTCAGCATCGATCGCTTCAACCTGCTGATCGACTGGGGTTGGTTCTACTTCATCACCAAGCCGATGTTCTATCTCCTGGACTTCATCCAGGGCATCGTCGGCAACTTCGGCGTCGCCATTCTGATCGCGACGGTCCTCGTCAAGCTCCTGTTCTTCCCGCTCGCCCAGCGTGCCTACACGTCGATGGCGAAGATGAAGGCTCTGCAACCCAAGATCAAGCAGATGCAGGAGCGGTACAAAGACGACCGCGTGAAGCAGCAACAGGCGATGATGGAGCTGTACAAGAAGGAGAAGGTGAACCCGCTCGCCGGTTGTATCCCGATCGTCATCCAGATCCCGGTCTTCTTCTCGCTGTACAAGACGCTGTTCGTCTCCATCGAGATGCGGCACGCGCCGTTCTTCGGCTGGATCCACGACCTCTCCGCACCGGATCCGACCACGGTCTTCAACCTGTTCGGCCTGCTGCCGTTCGACCCGATGGCGGTGCCGATGATCGGCAGCTTCCTGCACATCGGCGTGTGGCCGCTCATCATGGGCGTGACCATGTGGCTGCAGATGAAGATGAACCCGTCGCCGCCCGATCCGACGCAGGCCATGATCTTCAACATCATGCCCATCTTCTTCACCTTCCTCCTCGCCTCCTTCCCGGCGGGTCTGGTGATCTACTGGGCGTGGAACAACTCGCTGTCGGTGTTGCAGCAGTACGTCATCATGCGCCGGCACGGCGTGAAGGTGGAGCTGTGGGGCAACATTTCGGGCCTGTTCAAACGCGGCGACAAGAAAAAGAGCGCCACCTGA
- the yihA gene encoding ribosome biogenesis GTP-binding protein YihA/YsxC, whose amino-acid sequence MTADAAAVPSGGPSHDAAGEAEADAALEAGRMLFAGEWVFTRACHAINQLPDSGPVEVAFAGRSNVGKSSLLNALVGQKQLARSSNTPGRTRALNLFARSDGVGPVVVDMPGYGYAKAPKVEVAAWTALVFDYLRGRPNLARVYLLIDARHGPKPVDVEAMGVMDEAAISYQAVLTKCDKAGSAQAAAIAATEEALRRRPAAHPQVLMTSAAKGEGIAELRAAIATLAAQRG is encoded by the coding sequence ATGACCGCGGACGCTGCGGCCGTTCCGTCCGGCGGGCCGTCTCACGACGCAGCGGGCGAGGCCGAGGCCGACGCCGCGCTCGAGGCCGGCCGCATGCTGTTCGCCGGCGAATGGGTATTCACCCGCGCCTGCCACGCCATCAACCAGCTGCCCGATTCGGGGCCGGTGGAGGTCGCGTTCGCCGGCCGCTCGAATGTCGGCAAGTCGTCGCTCCTCAACGCGCTGGTGGGGCAGAAGCAGCTCGCCCGGTCGTCCAACACTCCCGGCCGGACGCGCGCGCTCAACCTCTTCGCCCGGTCCGACGGGGTCGGCCCCGTCGTGGTGGACATGCCCGGCTACGGCTACGCCAAGGCCCCCAAGGTCGAGGTCGCGGCATGGACGGCCCTGGTGTTCGACTACCTGCGAGGTCGCCCGAACCTCGCCCGCGTCTATCTCCTGATCGACGCGCGACACGGCCCCAAGCCGGTCGACGTCGAGGCGATGGGGGTGATGGACGAGGCGGCCATCTCCTACCAGGCCGTATTGACGAAGTGCGACAAGGCCGGCTCGGCCCAAGCCGCCGCGATCGCCGCCACCGAAGAGGCGCTGCGCCGGCGCCCGGCCGCGCACCCGCAGGTGCTCATGACCTCCGCGGCCAAGGGCGAGGGCATCGCCGAGCTGCGCGCCGCCATCGCCACCCTCGCAGCCCAACGCGGCTGA
- a CDS encoding dienelactone hydrolase family protein has translation MRQCFLFAAALLVLSTPVAADLAADGDWHEAAVAPVDAPVMSTSPFGLADAARGDAPAQAASVRYFPAIGASAAMPAPAVILLHGAGGVSRSREGRYARELAGQGVAVAVVDVFGPRDTGDFIERLMTTTEAMALADAFATLAWLDARPEVDAARTALIGFSYGAMSSVYASYRQVAETYDPPLAFAAHVAFYGPCIARFEDVTTTGAPVLMLWGDRDAIVDPAQCRLLADDLRRGGSAVTVRHYDARHRWDGSQRQWKAPVHIAGCRFTVDADNTVRDTYSTLTMTDAATRATILSLCASRDGYLIGGDEAVRRRSNADLAAFLNPVLFPHAPD, from the coding sequence ATGCGCCAATGTTTCCTCTTCGCCGCCGCTCTCCTCGTGCTGAGCACACCCGTCGCCGCCGACCTCGCCGCCGACGGCGACTGGCACGAGGCGGCCGTCGCCCCGGTCGACGCGCCGGTGATGAGCACCAGTCCGTTCGGCCTCGCCGACGCCGCGCGCGGCGATGCCCCGGCGCAGGCCGCCTCGGTGCGGTATTTCCCCGCCATCGGTGCCAGCGCCGCGATGCCCGCGCCCGCTGTGATCCTGCTGCACGGCGCCGGCGGGGTGAGCCGCAGCCGGGAGGGCCGCTACGCGCGCGAGCTGGCCGGGCAGGGGGTCGCCGTCGCCGTGGTCGACGTGTTCGGCCCGCGCGACACCGGCGATTTCATCGAGCGCCTGATGACGACGACGGAGGCGATGGCCCTCGCCGACGCCTTCGCGACCCTCGCCTGGCTCGACGCCCGGCCCGAGGTCGATGCCGCACGCACGGCGCTGATCGGCTTCTCCTACGGGGCGATGTCGTCGGTCTACGCGTCCTATCGCCAGGTGGCCGAAACCTACGATCCGCCGCTGGCCTTCGCCGCGCATGTCGCCTTCTACGGCCCCTGCATCGCCCGGTTCGAGGACGTCACCACCACGGGCGCCCCGGTCCTCATGCTGTGGGGCGACCGCGACGCCATCGTCGACCCCGCCCAGTGTCGCCTCCTGGCGGACGACCTGCGGCGCGGCGGTTCCGCGGTGACCGTGCGCCACTACGATGCGCGTCATCGCTGGGACGGGTCGCAGCGGCAATGGAAGGCGCCGGTGCACATCGCCGGCTGCCGCTTCACCGTCGACGCCGACAACACCGTGCGCGACACATACTCGACGCTGACGATGACCGACGCTGCGACCCGCGCGACGATCCTCTCGCTGTGCGCCAGCCGCGACGGCTACCTGATCGGCGGCGACGAGGCGGTGCGCCGGCGCTCCAACGCCGACCTCGCGGCCTTCCTCAACCCGGTCCTGTTCCCGCACGCGCCGGACTGA
- a CDS encoding ABC transporter ATP-binding protein, with protein MSSHAVIEARDVALTLGRGTSAVEVLRGVELTVATGQSLAIVGPSGSGKSTLLMILAGLERPDRGTVSVSGRELTALSEDELTVFRGREIGIVFQSFHLIPTMTAWENVAVPLELSGVVDARDRALAELRRVGLAERAQHYPAELSGGEQQRVAVARALAPSPAVLLADEPTGNLDEATGQGIIDLMFAAQADRGQTLILVTHDARLAQRCDRTVRVHLGRLEPAAPALEVGA; from the coding sequence ATGTCTTCCCATGCCGTGATCGAGGCGCGAGACGTCGCGTTGACGCTGGGCCGCGGCACGTCCGCGGTCGAGGTCCTGCGCGGCGTCGAACTGACGGTGGCGACGGGCCAGTCGCTCGCCATCGTCGGCCCGTCCGGCTCGGGCAAGTCGACCCTGTTGATGATCCTCGCCGGGCTGGAGCGCCCGGACCGTGGCACCGTGAGCGTGAGCGGCCGCGAGCTGACGGCCCTGTCGGAGGATGAGCTGACGGTGTTCCGGGGCCGCGAGATCGGCATCGTGTTCCAGTCCTTCCACCTGATACCGACCATGACCGCGTGGGAGAACGTCGCCGTGCCGCTGGAGCTGAGTGGGGTGGTGGATGCGCGGGACCGGGCGCTGGCCGAGCTGCGTCGCGTCGGGCTGGCGGAGCGGGCGCAGCACTACCCGGCGGAGCTTTCCGGCGGCGAGCAGCAGCGTGTGGCGGTCGCGCGGGCGCTGGCGCCGTCGCCTGCCGTCCTCCTCGCCGACGAGCCCACCGGCAACCTCGACGAGGCCACCGGGCAGGGCATCATCGACCTCATGTTCGCCGCCCAGGCCGACCGCGGGCAGACGCTGATCCTCGTCACCCACGACGCCCGCCTCGCGCAGCGCTGCGACCGGACGGTCCGCGTACACCTCGGCCGGCTCGAACCCGCCGCGCCGGCGCTCGAGGTCGGCGCGTGA
- a CDS encoding ABC transporter permease: MSEAALSLPARRAGGRLPVHLAWRYALREMRGGLRGFYVFLACIALGTATIAAVNSLSHGLVQGITAEGQSLLGGDVSFSLMHRQARPEEAAFFAENGRLSTVATLRAMARPASGRQMLVELKAVDGAYPLYGDLRLDDGRTAAEAFAAAPPGRVPILVDATLLTTADVAVGEDVEIGRATARIVGVIEREPDRLSGGLAFGPRVIMPLAGLETTGLVTTGSLVRWHYRIRGEDAPFSDKTLDRLVESARADFPLAGWRVETRLDAAPRLRESIERFAQFLTIVGLTSLAVGGVGVANSVRAYLGRKRMQIATFRALGATRRFVTTLYLLQIAILAAIGIAIGVLLGAAAPPIAAIFLAGILPVSALNTVFPGALALAALFGALTALTFALLPLARADRIRPIVLLRGDADHAVGTPAGFAVAALGSGVLLAALVILTAYDRWLALYYVVGAIAVFGMFRGVSVVIMAIAARVPRSRRTTVRMAIANMHRRGALTPTVTLSLGLSLTLLVALSQIDGNLRQTLTSTLPDQAPSFFFVDIQSGQRDAFLAELDAIAPEATVRAQPMLRGRIVSIDGVSSEDWPETEAAWVLKGDRGITYAAQLPEGSELVDGRWWDADTTRKEVSFAANLAEELGVGVGDTLRVNVLGREMDAEITNLRTVDWDSLTINFVMIFSPNVFAGAPHAHLATLALPGGGDETTELDILRRITDAFPTVTSIRVKDALAAVNGIVADLVLAVRVAASITLFSSILVLAGTLAASHRSRIYDAVILKTLGARRRTLLLAYGLEYVLLGAAAAVFSVVAGSLAGWFIVADLMEIDFVFMPGAALAAVLLAIVVTVGLGLLGTWRALGERPATVLRTL, translated from the coding sequence GTGAGCGAGGCCGCCTTGTCGCTCCCGGCGCGACGTGCGGGCGGGCGGTTGCCGGTTCACCTCGCCTGGCGTTACGCGCTGCGGGAAATGCGGGGCGGCCTGCGGGGGTTCTACGTCTTCCTCGCCTGCATCGCGCTCGGCACGGCGACGATCGCGGCCGTCAATTCGCTGTCGCACGGGCTGGTCCAGGGTATCACGGCGGAGGGGCAGTCGCTGCTGGGCGGCGACGTCAGCTTTTCGCTGATGCATCGCCAGGCGCGACCGGAGGAGGCGGCCTTCTTCGCCGAGAACGGCCGGCTGTCGACCGTGGCGACGCTGCGCGCGATGGCCCGTCCGGCGAGCGGCCGGCAGATGCTGGTCGAGTTGAAGGCGGTCGACGGCGCCTATCCGCTCTACGGCGACCTGCGGCTCGATGACGGCCGCACCGCCGCCGAGGCGTTCGCGGCGGCGCCGCCGGGCCGGGTGCCGATCCTCGTCGACGCGACGCTGCTGACCACGGCCGACGTCGCCGTCGGCGAAGACGTCGAGATCGGGCGGGCGACGGCGCGCATCGTGGGCGTGATCGAGCGCGAGCCGGACCGCCTGTCGGGCGGGTTGGCGTTCGGCCCTCGCGTGATCATGCCGCTCGCGGGGCTGGAGACGACCGGGCTGGTGACCACCGGCAGCCTGGTCCGCTGGCACTATCGGATCCGTGGCGAGGACGCGCCGTTCTCCGACAAGACCCTCGACCGCCTCGTCGAGAGCGCGCGGGCGGACTTCCCCCTTGCCGGGTGGCGGGTCGAGACCCGTCTCGACGCGGCGCCGCGCCTGCGCGAATCGATCGAGCGGTTCGCGCAATTCCTGACGATCGTCGGGCTCACGTCGCTGGCCGTGGGTGGGGTCGGCGTGGCGAATTCGGTGCGCGCCTATCTGGGCCGCAAGCGGATGCAGATCGCCACCTTCCGCGCGCTGGGCGCCACGCGGCGGTTCGTCACGACGCTCTATCTGCTGCAGATCGCCATCCTGGCGGCGATCGGGATCGCGATCGGCGTCCTCCTGGGAGCCGCGGCGCCGCCGATCGCGGCGATTTTCCTCGCCGGCATCCTGCCCGTGTCGGCGTTGAACACCGTGTTTCCGGGCGCGCTGGCGCTGGCGGCCCTGTTCGGCGCGCTGACGGCGCTGACCTTCGCACTGCTGCCGCTGGCGCGGGCCGACCGCATCCGGCCGATCGTGCTCTTGCGCGGCGATGCCGACCACGCCGTCGGCACCCCGGCGGGGTTCGCGGTGGCCGCGCTCGGCTCCGGCGTGCTGTTGGCGGCCCTCGTCATCCTCACCGCCTACGACCGCTGGCTCGCGCTCTACTACGTGGTCGGCGCGATCGCGGTCTTCGGCATGTTCCGCGGCGTGTCCGTGGTCATCATGGCGATCGCGGCACGGGTGCCGCGCAGCCGGCGCACCACCGTTCGCATGGCGATCGCCAACATGCACCGGCGCGGGGCGCTGACGCCGACGGTCACGCTCTCGCTCGGCCTCAGCCTGACGCTGCTGGTGGCGCTGTCGCAGATCGACGGCAACCTGCGCCAGACCCTGACCTCGACCCTCCCGGACCAGGCGCCGAGCTTCTTCTTCGTCGACATTCAGAGCGGCCAGCGCGACGCCTTCCTGGCCGAGCTGGACGCGATCGCGCCGGAGGCGACGGTCCGGGCGCAGCCGATGCTGCGGGGGCGGATCGTCTCGATCGACGGCGTCTCATCCGAGGACTGGCCGGAGACGGAGGCGGCCTGGGTGCTGAAGGGCGACCGCGGGATCACCTATGCCGCGCAACTGCCCGAGGGCAGCGAACTGGTGGACGGGCGGTGGTGGGACGCCGACACCACGCGCAAGGAGGTCTCCTTCGCGGCGAACCTTGCCGAGGAGCTGGGTGTGGGCGTCGGCGATACGTTGCGGGTCAACGTGCTCGGCCGGGAAATGGACGCCGAGATCACCAACCTGCGCACGGTGGATTGGGATTCGCTGACCATCAACTTCGTGATGATCTTCTCGCCGAACGTGTTCGCCGGCGCGCCGCACGCGCATCTCGCGACCCTCGCATTGCCCGGCGGCGGAGACGAGACCACCGAGCTCGACATCCTGCGCCGGATCACCGATGCCTTTCCGACGGTCACCAGCATTCGCGTGAAGGATGCGTTGGCGGCGGTGAACGGGATCGTCGCCGACCTCGTCCTGGCGGTGCGCGTCGCCGCGTCGATCACCTTGTTCTCGTCGATCCTGGTGCTGGCGGGGACGCTGGCTGCGAGCCACCGAAGCCGGATCTACGATGCCGTGATCCTCAAGACGCTGGGCGCACGGCGGCGGACGCTGCTGCTGGCCTACGGGCTCGAATATGTGCTTCTGGGCGCGGCGGCGGCGGTGTTCTCGGTCGTCGCCGGCTCGCTCGCGGGCTGGTTCATCGTGGCCGACCTCATGGAGATCGACTTCGTCTTCATGCCCGGCGCGGCGCTGGCGGCCGTCTTGCTGGCGATCGTGGTGACGGTCGGCCTCGGCCTCCTGGGCACGTGGCGGGCGCTGGGCGAGCGGCCCGCCACCGTGCTGCGCACCCTGTAG
- a CDS encoding esterase-like activity of phytase family protein — MKTTSLVTAALLCAVAGQAQAEAFNRIAAFEVPLNLPEGADPATETSAEIIAATADGMTVVYSDSPLGALGIVDITDPANPAPGGSVDLGGEPTSVAVVGGKAIAAVNTSESYTAPSGLLKVIDLATKEVTASCALGGQPDSIAVAPDGRFLAVAIENERDEDLDDGVIPQMPAGSLVIVPLANAGPDCAGLKTVDMTGLAEIAPEDPEPEFVSINAAGDIAVTLQENNHIVIVGADGTILSHFSAGSVRLDGVDVAEEGALSFTGSISAKREPDAVVWIDENHIAVANEGDYEGGSRTVSIFDREGNVVWDSGTEIEYALARTGHYPEKRSENKGGEPEGLAFAVFDETAYLFALSERGSAVAVFDLSADTPTLVGLLPSGIAPEGAVAIPARGLLVTANEADLGEDGGARSHVMIYRLEDAAPTYPTIMSDAEATPPIGWGALSGLATDPDAPGTLYAVNDSFYATQPTIFTIDATQTPAIITDALPVTRDGAPAEKLDLEGITLDGEGGFWLASEGNTDKDVPHQLLHVDAGGAIVAAVPFPPVLLEGEKRFGAEGVAMVDGTLWVTIQREWGDDPKGMVKLVAYTPATGAWGGVHYPLDDAETGWMGLSDIAVHGDLAYILERDNQIGSAAEVKRIYSVPLAALKPASLEGELPEVDKTLVRDLLPDMAAFHGYIVDKVEGLAIGADGTGYLVTDNDGVDDSSGETFFWSVPHLAD; from the coding sequence ATGAAGACGACGTCTCTTGTGACTGCGGCGCTGTTGTGCGCCGTGGCGGGTCAGGCGCAGGCGGAGGCGTTCAATCGCATCGCCGCCTTCGAGGTGCCGCTGAACCTGCCCGAGGGCGCCGACCCGGCGACCGAGACCTCGGCCGAGATCATCGCCGCCACCGCCGACGGGATGACGGTGGTCTATTCCGACAGCCCCCTCGGCGCCCTCGGCATCGTCGACATCACCGACCCCGCGAACCCGGCGCCGGGCGGCTCGGTCGACCTCGGCGGCGAGCCGACGTCGGTCGCGGTCGTCGGCGGCAAGGCGATTGCCGCGGTCAACACGTCAGAGAGCTACACGGCCCCGTCCGGCCTCCTCAAGGTGATCGACCTCGCCACCAAGGAGGTCACCGCGTCCTGCGCTCTCGGCGGGCAGCCCGATTCCATCGCCGTCGCGCCGGACGGCCGCTTCCTCGCCGTCGCCATCGAGAACGAGCGCGACGAGGACCTCGATGACGGCGTCATCCCGCAGATGCCCGCCGGCAGTCTCGTCATCGTTCCGCTCGCCAACGCGGGGCCCGACTGTGCCGGACTGAAGACGGTCGACATGACCGGCCTCGCGGAGATCGCGCCGGAGGACCCGGAACCGGAGTTCGTCTCCATCAACGCCGCCGGCGACATCGCGGTGACGCTTCAGGAGAACAACCACATCGTCATCGTCGGCGCCGACGGGACGATCCTGTCGCACTTCTCCGCCGGGTCGGTCAGGCTCGACGGGGTGGACGTCGCCGAAGAGGGCGCGCTTTCCTTCACCGGGTCGATCAGCGCCAAGCGCGAGCCGGACGCGGTGGTGTGGATCGACGAGAACCACATCGCCGTCGCCAACGAGGGCGACTACGAGGGGGGCAGCCGCACGGTCTCCATCTTCGACCGCGAGGGCAACGTCGTCTGGGATTCGGGCACCGAGATCGAGTATGCGCTCGCCCGCACCGGCCACTACCCGGAGAAGCGCTCCGAGAACAAAGGCGGCGAGCCGGAGGGCCTCGCGTTCGCCGTGTTCGACGAGACGGCCTACCTCTTCGCCCTCTCCGAGCGCGGCTCGGCGGTCGCGGTGTTCGACCTTTCGGCCGACACGCCGACCCTCGTCGGCCTGCTCCCCTCGGGCATCGCGCCGGAGGGCGCGGTGGCGATCCCGGCCCGCGGCCTTCTCGTCACGGCCAACGAGGCGGACCTCGGCGAGGACGGCGGCGCGCGCTCGCACGTCATGATCTACCGCCTCGAGGACGCCGCGCCGACCTACCCGACGATCATGTCGGACGCCGAGGCGACGCCGCCGATCGGCTGGGGCGCCCTCTCCGGCCTCGCCACCGACCCGGACGCGCCGGGCACGCTCTACGCGGTGAACGATTCCTTCTACGCCACGCAGCCGACGATCTTCACCATCGACGCGACGCAGACCCCCGCGATCATCACCGACGCGCTCCCCGTCACCCGCGACGGCGCGCCGGCCGAGAAGCTCGACCTCGAGGGCATCACGCTCGACGGCGAGGGCGGCTTCTGGCTCGCCTCCGAGGGCAACACCGACAAGGACGTGCCGCACCAGCTCCTCCACGTGGACGCCGGCGGCGCCATCGTCGCGGCGGTGCCGTTCCCGCCGGTGCTCCTCGAAGGCGAGAAGCGCTTCGGCGCCGAGGGTGTCGCGATGGTCGACGGCACGCTGTGGGTGACGATCCAGCGCGAGTGGGGCGACGACCCGAAGGGCATGGTCAAGCTCGTCGCCTATACGCCGGCGACCGGCGCATGGGGCGGCGTCCACTACCCGCTCGACGACGCCGAGACCGGCTGGATGGGCCTCTCCGACATCGCCGTCCACGGCGACCTCGCCTACATCCTGGAGCGCGACAACCAGATCGGCTCGGCCGCCGAGGTGAAGCGCATCTACTCGGTGCCGCTCGCCGCGCTGAAGCCGGCGTCCCTGGAAGGCGAGCTGCCGGAGGTCGACAAGACCCTCGTGCGTGACCTCCTGCCCGACATGGCAGCCTTCCACGGCTACATCGTCGACAAGGTGGAGGGCCTCGCGATCGGTGCCGACGGCACCGGCTACCTCGTCACCGACAACGACGGCGTGGACGATTCCTCGGGCGAGACCTTCTTCTGGTCGGTCCCGCACCTCGCCGACTGA